A section of the Desulfuromonas sp. genome encodes:
- the thpR gene encoding RNA 2',3'-cyclic phosphodiesterase has translation MNRGDKRSPKGPETTAEQRRVRAFLAVPIPDEVLQATQRVRAELAGELPGVRWVRPEGIHLTLKFFGSIPEEELDKIGEIMLSVGTLHSPFRVRAAGLGTFPSPGRPRVIWVGIADGESLPALHRDLEEGLEQIGIPAEGRPFHPHLTLGRARERLPPIGEIIAAHRQLACCTIPVDELVLYESRLGSGGARYIPRKRFALGG, from the coding sequence ATGAACCGGGGGGACAAAAGGAGCCCGAAAGGACCCGAGACGACGGCGGAGCAGCGCCGGGTCCGGGCCTTTCTGGCTGTTCCCATTCCGGACGAGGTCCTGCAGGCGACCCAGAGGGTGCGCGCCGAACTCGCCGGAGAACTGCCGGGAGTGCGCTGGGTGCGCCCCGAGGGCATTCACCTGACCCTCAAGTTTTTCGGCAGCATCCCCGAAGAGGAGCTTGATAAGATAGGGGAAATTATGCTATCGGTAGGTACTTTGCACTCCCCCTTCCGGGTCCGGGCGGCCGGGCTTGGCACCTTCCCCTCTCCCGGCCGCCCACGGGTGATCTGGGTGGGCATCGCCGACGGGGAAAGCCTCCCCGCCCTGCACCGGGATCTTGAGGAGGGCCTGGAGCAGATCGGCATCCCCGCAGAGGGGCGCCCTTTCCACCCCCACCTGACCCTCGGGCGGGCCCGGGAGAGGCTGCCGCCCATCGGGGAGATCATCGCGGCGCACCGGCAACTCGCCTGCTGCACGATCCCGGTGGACGAACTGGTCCTGTACGAAAGCCGCCTCGGTTCGGGCGGGGCCCGTTACATTCCCCGCAAAAGATTCGCCCTGGGCGGCTAG
- a CDS encoding type IV pilus twitching motility protein PilT: MEMSDILALALKARASDIHLKAGLPPIYRIDGTLRPLPKAPRVSPETTRNVAYSIMNDKQRARFEDVHEVDLSYGVPGLGRFRVNVFSQRGSVSLVFRAIPVDTKDLDELNIPPILKKLSVEPRGLILVTGATGSGKSTTLAAMIDYINSHRTAHVVTIEDPIEFLHRDKMCIINQREVGFDTESFDVALRAALRQDPDVILVGEMRDFETIETALTAAETGHLVLSTLHTVDAPETINRIVSAFPPYQQRQVRMQLASVLKGIVSQRLVPRADGKGRVPAVEVLISTARTREMIDDKDKTKQLRDTIQQGYVSYGMQTFDQSLMGLLKKKLITFEEALRQCSNPDDFKLKVSGISSTSDLTWEDFEKDGEGEGEAEAKKDKPPGAMDIERF; this comes from the coding sequence ATGGAAATGAGCGACATCCTGGCCCTGGCCCTGAAAGCCCGGGCCTCGGACATCCACCTGAAGGCGGGCCTGCCCCCCATCTACCGCATCGACGGAACCCTGCGCCCGCTGCCCAAGGCCCCGCGGGTCAGTCCGGAGACGACCCGCAACGTCGCCTACTCCATCATGAACGACAAGCAGCGCGCCCGCTTCGAGGATGTCCACGAGGTCGACCTCTCCTACGGCGTGCCCGGGCTGGGCCGCTTCAGGGTCAACGTCTTCTCCCAGCGCGGCTCGGTTTCGCTGGTATTCCGCGCCATCCCCGTCGACACCAAGGACCTGGACGAGCTGAACATCCCTCCGATCCTCAAGAAGCTATCCGTCGAGCCCCGCGGCCTGATCCTGGTCACCGGGGCCACCGGCTCGGGCAAATCGACCACCCTCGCCGCGATGATCGACTACATCAACTCCCACCGCACCGCCCACGTGGTCACCATCGAGGATCCCATCGAGTTTCTCCACCGGGACAAGATGTGCATCATCAATCAGCGTGAAGTCGGCTTCGACACGGAGAGCTTCGACGTGGCGCTGAGGGCCGCCCTGCGCCAGGATCCCGACGTCATCCTGGTGGGCGAAATGCGCGATTTCGAGACCATCGAAACCGCCCTGACCGCCGCCGAGACAGGCCACCTCGTCCTCTCGACCCTGCACACCGTCGACGCCCCCGAGACCATCAACCGCATCGTCTCGGCCTTCCCCCCCTACCAGCAGAGACAGGTGCGCATGCAGCTCGCCTCTGTGCTCAAAGGGATCGTCTCCCAGCGCCTGGTGCCCCGCGCCGACGGCAAGGGCCGGGTGCCGGCAGTGGAGGTGCTGATCTCCACCGCCCGGACCCGGGAGATGATCGACGACAAGGATAAGACCAAGCAGCTGCGCGACACCATCCAGCAGGGGTACGTCTCATACGGCATGCAGACCTTCGACCAGTCCCTGATGGGCCTGCTGAAAAAGAAACTCATCACATTCGAAGAAGCCCTGCGCCAGTGCTCCAACCCCGACGACTTCAAGCTCAAGGTCTCGGGGATCTCCTCCACCTCCGACCTGACCTGGGAAGATTTCGAAAAAGATGGGGAGGGAGAAGGCGAGGCGGAGGCCAAGAAGGACAAGCCCCCGGGCGCGATGGACATTGAACGGTTCTGA
- a CDS encoding ATP-binding protein has product MDWNRSSNRITNMAILAGLGLALVLLFLAALYVRLQGQAPLPVPLGSFVQPALLLVLLFAGVLAVCSLRLLRAGHRLAADKDGLLGEVTRLRVAHARSARRCQQLLDNAGDAIFFIDPQSGSLDEMNRQAEQLLGYAAEEIRNLSLSALFPGRQKRRYLALVNKVLEEGYGQAGDLSFRRKDGQVFIGAVHARLGDLGDAKVVHAVLRDVTAIKRTEQELRKRNRDLTLLNQIAHSATADRSLKGMLQLILDETTANFEATGGGIFLLRHEGNELELAVHTGIEPEVLQDLHQAVPGEGLVGRVVTTGRPRSSTDLRKDSRVRSTVACAAGWRGFQAVPLKAKEKPVGALFLFTRSKRLFVREDVRLLLAIGNQVGTAIEGAQLFDALQWQFRLTQASNRELEQSRQQMKKNLQVMEESNRALAQLDRMKTNFLSLASHELRTPLTQILSGTQLLQETLTQDLGDQEQRVLEAISQGGKRLEGIIQDLLEAARVESQSLYLAYEAITLPAIIDEIRTEFRPALEQRNITFSLGGFPSPMKLFGDPHHLKKTFRRLLENAVKFTPEGGRIEIEAGLRSQAEVWRREEQLRSFSHSFFNSPSSTRYLQVTVRDTGVGIAPDERLRVFDKFYEIGDINRHSSSQSRFEGTGVGLGLTLVKGMVEAHGGMVWVDGPGGGQAEDGSAFHVLLPLAPGPPAAMAVETPPAGSPQPGARA; this is encoded by the coding sequence ATGGATTGGAACCGATCAAGCAATCGCATCACGAACATGGCGATCCTCGCCGGACTGGGCCTGGCCCTCGTCCTGCTCTTCCTGGCCGCTCTCTACGTTCGCCTGCAGGGGCAAGCCCCCCTCCCCGTCCCTCTCGGTTCTTTCGTTCAGCCCGCTCTCCTGCTCGTCCTCCTCTTCGCGGGGGTCCTGGCGGTCTGTTCCCTGCGCCTGCTGCGCGCGGGGCACCGCCTGGCCGCCGACAAGGACGGCCTGCTGGGAGAGGTCACCCGCCTGCGCGTTGCCCACGCCCGATCCGCACGGCGCTGCCAGCAACTTCTGGACAACGCCGGCGACGCCATCTTCTTTATCGACCCCCAGAGCGGGTCCCTGGATGAAATGAACCGGCAGGCCGAGCAATTGCTCGGTTACGCTGCCGAGGAAATCCGGAACCTGTCACTCTCAGCCCTCTTCCCCGGCCGCCAGAAACGCCGCTACCTGGCCCTGGTGAACAAGGTTCTCGAAGAGGGCTACGGCCAGGCGGGGGACCTCTCTTTCCGGCGCAAGGACGGCCAGGTTTTCATCGGCGCAGTGCACGCCCGCCTTGGGGACCTGGGCGACGCCAAGGTGGTCCACGCGGTCCTGCGGGACGTGACCGCGATAAAACGCACCGAGCAGGAACTGCGCAAAAGGAACCGCGACCTCACCCTGCTCAACCAGATCGCTCACAGCGCCACGGCCGACCGGAGCCTCAAGGGGATGCTCCAGCTAATCCTCGACGAGACGACGGCCAATTTCGAGGCCACCGGCGGGGGCATCTTCCTGTTGCGCCACGAAGGCAACGAACTGGAACTGGCAGTACATACGGGCATCGAGCCCGAGGTCCTTCAGGACCTGCACCAAGCCGTTCCGGGGGAGGGTTTGGTCGGCCGTGTGGTCACCACGGGCCGGCCCCGCTCCTCCACCGATCTGCGCAAAGACAGCCGGGTCCGCTCCACGGTCGCCTGCGCCGCGGGATGGAGGGGGTTCCAGGCCGTCCCCCTGAAGGCCAAGGAGAAACCCGTGGGGGCCCTGTTCCTCTTTACCCGCTCCAAGCGCCTCTTCGTCCGCGAGGACGTCCGCCTCCTGCTGGCCATCGGCAACCAGGTGGGCACCGCCATCGAGGGCGCTCAACTGTTCGACGCCCTCCAGTGGCAGTTCCGCCTCACCCAGGCCAGCAACCGGGAGCTGGAACAGTCGCGTCAGCAGATGAAGAAGAACCTGCAGGTGATGGAGGAGTCCAACCGGGCCCTGGCGCAGTTGGACCGGATGAAAACCAACTTCCTGTCCCTGGCCTCCCACGAACTGCGCACCCCCCTGACCCAGATCCTCTCCGGGACCCAGCTGCTCCAGGAGACCCTCACCCAGGACCTGGGCGACCAGGAACAGAGAGTGCTGGAGGCGATCTCCCAGGGAGGCAAACGCCTGGAAGGAATCATCCAGGACCTGCTCGAGGCGGCCCGCGTCGAGTCCCAGAGCCTCTACCTTGCATACGAGGCAATCACCCTGCCCGCCATCATCGATGAGATCCGCACCGAGTTCCGGCCGGCCCTCGAGCAGCGCAACATCACCTTCAGCCTGGGCGGTTTCCCGTCCCCCATGAAGCTCTTCGGGGATCCCCACCATCTTAAAAAGACCTTTCGGCGCCTGCTCGAAAATGCCGTCAAGTTCACCCCCGAGGGAGGCCGTATCGAAATCGAGGCGGGCCTCAGAAGCCAGGCCGAAGTCTGGCGCAGAGAAGAACAACTGAGGTCCTTTTCCCACTCCTTCTTCAACAGCCCATCCTCCACTCGCTACCTGCAGGTGACGGTCCGCGACACCGGGGTCGGAATCGCCCCCGACGAGCGGCTCAGGGTCTTCGACAAGTTTTACGAGATCGGCGACATCAATCGCCACTCCTCCTCCCAGTCGCGGTTCGAGGGGACCGGCGTCGGTCTGGGCCTGACCCTGGTAAAGGGGATGGTGGAGGCCCACGGAGGCATGGTCTGGGTCGACGGCCCCGGCGGCGGCCAGGCCGAGGACGGAAGCGCCTTTCACGTGCTGCTTCCCCTCGCCCCCGGGCCTCCGGCCGCAATGGCCGTGGAGACGCCCCCCGCCGGCAGCCCCCAGCCGGGAGCACGGGCATGA
- a CDS encoding CinA family nicotinamide mononucleotide deamidase-related protein translates to MDVKIAVLAIGDELLSGEMDDTNTARIARLLGARGLALRESRTVGDAEEDIAEAMRHLAERHQAVIVTGGLGPTADDLTARAAARAFGRRLALHDEALRQIREHFRRKGRPMHPGNEKQALLPQKVAALVNTRGTAPGFVLRHGATDLFFLPGVPSEMTVMLEASVLPRLQARSGEAFPREERILQVFGISEPKTEELLTGADLPEGVSIAFGVEFPLVLVKLRAGGQKALSLLDRAELEARQALGDHVVGPGGESLAKTVARLFTARSLTLALAESCTGGLVAKLLTDIPGASTFLERGAVTYANSAKRDWLQVPETVLLQPGAVSEACALAMARGIREAAGTDLGLAITGIAGPGGGMPQKPVGTVFIALSTARGEQARRHHFAGNREQVRILAAYTALDWLRRHLGALPAEPNP, encoded by the coding sequence GTGGATGTCAAAATCGCCGTCCTCGCCATCGGGGACGAACTGCTCAGCGGTGAGATGGACGACACCAACACCGCCCGCATCGCCCGGCTCCTCGGAGCCCGAGGTCTGGCCCTGCGCGAATCGCGCACCGTGGGGGACGCCGAGGAAGACATCGCCGAAGCCATGCGACACCTTGCGGAGCGGCACCAGGCGGTGATCGTCACCGGCGGACTCGGCCCCACCGCCGACGACCTGACCGCCCGGGCCGCGGCGCGCGCCTTCGGCCGACGCCTGGCCCTGCACGACGAAGCGCTGCGCCAGATCCGCGAGCACTTCCGGCGCAAAGGACGCCCCATGCACCCCGGCAACGAAAAACAGGCCCTGCTGCCGCAGAAGGTGGCGGCCCTGGTCAACACCCGGGGAACCGCACCCGGTTTCGTGCTCCGTCACGGAGCGACGGACCTCTTCTTCCTTCCCGGCGTCCCTTCGGAAATGACCGTCATGCTGGAGGCCTCGGTCCTGCCCCGCCTGCAGGCTCGCAGCGGAGAAGCCTTCCCCAGGGAGGAGCGAATCCTCCAGGTCTTCGGCATCTCCGAACCGAAGACCGAGGAACTGCTGACAGGGGCCGACCTGCCCGAGGGGGTCAGCATCGCCTTCGGGGTCGAATTCCCCCTCGTCCTGGTCAAGCTTCGGGCGGGTGGGCAGAAGGCCCTCAGCCTGCTGGACCGGGCCGAACTGGAGGCCCGCCAGGCCCTGGGAGACCATGTGGTGGGACCTGGCGGCGAAAGCCTGGCGAAGACCGTCGCCCGCCTCTTTACCGCCCGCAGCCTGACCCTGGCTCTGGCCGAATCGTGCACCGGCGGCCTGGTCGCCAAGCTCCTCACCGACATCCCCGGGGCTTCGACCTTTCTGGAACGGGGTGCTGTCACCTACGCCAACAGCGCCAAACGTGACTGGCTCCAGGTCCCCGAGACCGTCCTCCTCCAACCGGGAGCGGTCAGCGAGGCCTGTGCCCTGGCCATGGCCCGCGGCATCCGAGAAGCCGCCGGCACCGACCTGGGTCTGGCCATCACCGGCATCGCCGGTCCCGGCGGAGGCATGCCGCAGAAACCGGTAGGCACCGTTTTCATCGCCCTGAGTACGGCCCGGGGCGAACAGGCGCGGAGGCATCATTTCGCCGGGAACCGGGAGCAGGTGCGCATCCTGGCAGCCTACACCGCTCTCGACTGGCTGCGCCGCCACCTCGGGGCCCTGCCGGCCGAGCCGAACCCGTAG
- the alaS gene encoding alanine--tRNA ligase, with the protein MTGNEIRARFLRFFEERGHTAVPSSSLIPHNDPTLLFTNAGMNQFKDCFLGAEKRPYVRATSSQKCVRAGGKHNDLENVGRTARHHTFFEMLGNFSFGDYFKREAIAYAWEFLTKDMGLDTDRLYVSVYTDDDEAADIWHEQEGVPRERIFRFEEDNFWSMGDTGPCGPCSEIFYDNGPEVGCDSPDCTVGCDCDRYMEVWNNVFMQFDRQPDGELVPLPKPAVDTGMGLERLATVMQKVQSNYDTDLIRDIITHIEKLSGKTYGDNEHNDVSMRVMADHSRATAYLIADGVLPSNEGRGYVLRRIMRRAMRHAKMLGFEDPVLHKTAVFVLEFMASAYPAESARKDFVAKVVENEEERFIQTLGNGLRILEDEVAKLKKAEQTLLPGDVVFRLYDTFGFPVDLTADIVEGDGFSLDEEGFGACMEEQRRKARQHWKGSGEEAVSAVYRKLLEEGLRSEFTGYTSLSGEAPVVALLRGGERASIAGEGEDVEIITSATPFYGESGGQSGDRGEIRTDGAAVAVRDTLRPLPGIVVHRGKVLSGTLHAGQNARLTVDGEARQATALNHTATHVLQAVLVEVLGDHVKQAGSLVSPERLRFDFTHFSALSPEELATVEREVNRRIRENRSVETEEMDAEAAISAGATALFGEKYGERVRVVRLGEFSMELCGGTHAEAAGDIGLFKIIQETGIAAGVRRIEAITGARAMEFVQRQEQDMDRLAALVKSDRGQIGSRLQKILERQKELEREVETLQARLNVGRSQQLVEQAREVEGVKLLAAKIDGSDAKGLRELADQLRDGLGSGVVVLGCESDGKASLLVAVTKDLAGRLHAGRIIKPLAEQVGGRGGGRPDLAQAGGSRPDQLAMALEGADGVVAEALKQAS; encoded by the coding sequence ATGACCGGCAACGAAATCCGCGCACGCTTCCTGCGTTTCTTCGAAGAGCGGGGCCACACCGCGGTCCCCTCCTCCTCGCTGATCCCCCACAACGACCCGACCCTTCTCTTCACCAACGCGGGGATGAACCAGTTCAAGGACTGTTTTCTCGGCGCCGAGAAACGCCCTTACGTCCGCGCCACCTCGTCCCAGAAGTGCGTGCGGGCCGGCGGCAAGCACAACGACCTGGAGAACGTCGGCCGCACCGCCCGGCACCACACCTTCTTCGAAATGCTCGGCAACTTCTCCTTCGGCGACTATTTCAAAAGGGAAGCCATCGCCTACGCCTGGGAATTCCTCACCAAGGACATGGGCCTCGACACCGACCGCCTCTACGTTTCGGTCTATACCGATGACGACGAGGCCGCCGACATCTGGCACGAGCAGGAGGGGGTGCCGCGCGAGCGGATTTTCCGCTTCGAAGAGGACAACTTCTGGTCAATGGGCGACACCGGTCCCTGCGGACCCTGCTCGGAGATCTTCTACGACAACGGACCCGAAGTCGGCTGCGACAGCCCCGACTGCACCGTCGGCTGCGACTGCGACCGCTACATGGAGGTCTGGAACAACGTCTTCATGCAGTTCGACCGTCAGCCGGACGGCGAGCTGGTCCCGCTGCCGAAACCGGCGGTCGATACCGGCATGGGCCTCGAGCGGCTGGCCACGGTCATGCAGAAGGTTCAGTCGAACTACGACACCGATCTGATCCGCGACATCATCACTCATATCGAAAAACTCTCGGGCAAAACCTACGGCGACAACGAACACAACGACGTCTCCATGCGGGTCATGGCCGACCACAGCCGGGCCACGGCCTACCTCATCGCCGACGGCGTTCTTCCGAGCAACGAGGGCCGCGGATACGTTTTGCGGCGGATCATGCGCCGCGCGATGCGCCATGCCAAAATGCTCGGCTTCGAAGATCCCGTTCTTCACAAAACGGCCGTCTTCGTTCTCGAATTCATGGCCTCGGCCTACCCGGCGGAGTCCGCTCGAAAGGACTTCGTCGCCAAGGTCGTGGAGAACGAGGAGGAGCGCTTCATCCAGACCCTCGGCAACGGCCTGCGCATCCTCGAGGACGAAGTCGCCAAGCTCAAAAAGGCGGAGCAGACCCTTCTCCCCGGCGATGTGGTCTTCCGCCTCTACGACACCTTCGGCTTCCCCGTCGACCTGACCGCCGACATCGTCGAGGGCGACGGTTTCTCCCTCGACGAGGAAGGCTTCGGGGCCTGCATGGAGGAGCAGCGCCGCAAAGCCCGGCAGCACTGGAAGGGCTCGGGCGAGGAGGCGGTATCCGCCGTCTACCGGAAGCTTCTCGAGGAGGGCCTGCGCAGCGAGTTCACCGGCTACACCTCCCTTTCCGGCGAGGCTCCGGTCGTGGCCCTGCTGCGCGGCGGCGAGAGGGCCTCCATTGCCGGCGAAGGCGAGGACGTGGAGATCATCACCTCCGCCACCCCCTTCTACGGCGAATCGGGGGGCCAGAGCGGCGACCGGGGCGAGATCCGCACCGACGGCGCCGCCGTCGCGGTGAGAGACACCCTCCGGCCCCTGCCGGGAATCGTCGTCCACCGCGGCAAGGTCCTCTCCGGCACCCTCCATGCCGGCCAGAACGCCCGGCTGACCGTTGACGGCGAGGCCCGCCAGGCCACGGCCCTCAACCACACCGCCACCCACGTGCTGCAGGCCGTCCTCGTGGAGGTCCTCGGCGACCACGTCAAGCAGGCGGGCTCCCTGGTCAGCCCCGAGCGACTGCGCTTCGACTTCACCCACTTCTCGGCCCTCTCCCCCGAGGAGCTCGCCACCGTGGAGCGGGAAGTCAACCGCCGCATCCGCGAGAACCGTTCCGTGGAGACCGAGGAGATGGACGCCGAAGCGGCCATCTCCGCCGGTGCCACCGCCCTGTTCGGAGAAAAATACGGCGAGCGGGTGCGGGTGGTCAGGCTCGGAGAGTTCAGCATGGAACTGTGCGGCGGCACCCACGCCGAGGCAGCCGGCGACATCGGCCTGTTCAAAATCATCCAGGAGACCGGCATCGCCGCCGGGGTGCGCCGCATCGAGGCCATCACCGGAGCCCGGGCCATGGAGTTCGTCCAGCGCCAGGAACAGGACATGGACCGCCTCGCCGCCCTGGTCAAGAGCGACCGGGGCCAGATCGGAAGCCGCCTCCAGAAGATCCTGGAACGCCAGAAAGAGCTGGAGCGGGAGGTGGAGACCCTGCAGGCCCGTCTCAACGTCGGGCGCTCCCAGCAGCTGGTGGAGCAAGCCCGCGAGGTGGAGGGAGTCAAGCTCCTCGCCGCCAAGATCGACGGCAGCGACGCCAAGGGTCTGCGGGAGCTGGCCGACCAGCTCCGCGACGGCCTGGGCTCAGGGGTGGTGGTGCTCGGCTGCGAGAGCGACGGCAAGGCGAGCCTTCTGGTGGCCGTCACCAAGGACTTGGCCGGGCGCCTCCACGCCGGCCGGATCATCAAGCCCCTGGCCGAGCAGGTGGGCGGCCGGGGAGGCGGACGCCCCGACCTGGCCCAGGCCGGGGGCAGCCGCCCCGACCAGCTCGCTATGGCCCTGGAAGGGGCCGACGGGGTTGTCGCCGAGGCCCTGAAACAGGCATCCTAG
- a CDS encoding regulatory protein RecX, protein MNGSEAYASALRLLTGRGYSEAGLAERLRRKGCGEAEIAAALERCRELGYLDDARYGRDLAASLLRAGRAVGPRLLAELKRRGLPEETARAALEEASGEVNEEALLSEQLERRFSGFSYLEADERQRRRVVNFFLRRCFPLALILSTIKQER, encoded by the coding sequence TTGAACGGTTCTGAAGCCTACGCCTCCGCCCTGCGCCTGCTGACGGGCCGCGGGTACAGCGAGGCGGGTCTCGCCGAACGGCTGCGCCGCAAAGGGTGCGGCGAGGCGGAGATCGCCGCGGCCCTCGAGCGCTGCCGGGAGCTGGGCTACCTGGACGACGCCCGCTACGGCCGGGACCTGGCCGCCAGCCTGCTTCGCGCAGGCCGCGCCGTCGGCCCGCGGCTTCTGGCCGAGCTCAAGCGCCGGGGGCTGCCCGAGGAGACCGCCCGCGCCGCTCTCGAGGAGGCCAGCGGGGAGGTGAACGAAGAGGCCCTTCTGTCCGAGCAGCTAGAGAGGCGCTTTTCCGGCTTTTCCTACCTGGAAGCGGACGAGCGGCAGCGCAGGCGAGTCGTTAATTTTTTCCTGCGCCGGTGCTTTCCCCTGGCGCTGATCCTGTCCACGATAAAGCAAGAGAGGTAG
- the recA gene encoding recombinase RecA has product MADNNRDRAIDLAMSQIEKQLGKGSIMRLGKDTVLQGIQAISTGALSLDIALGVGGVPQGRIIEIFGPESSGKTTLALHIVAEAQKTGGIAAFVDAEHALDINYARNLGVKTDDLLVSQPDTGEQALEIAETLVRSGAINVLVVDSVAALVPRAEIEGEMGDSHMGLQARLMSQALRKLTATISKSNTVVIFINQIRMKIGVMFGNPETTTGGNALKFYASVRMDIRRIASLKQGQDVIGNRTRVKVVKNKVAPPFKEAEFDIMYGAGISREGDILDLGAGSEIVEKSGAWYSYEGERIGQGRENAKQFLAEHPETARSIEEKILAQFGLAEPSPAA; this is encoded by the coding sequence ATGGCGGACAACAACCGCGATCGGGCCATCGACCTGGCCATGAGCCAAATCGAAAAACAGTTAGGCAAGGGCAGCATCATGCGCCTGGGCAAAGACACGGTGCTTCAGGGAATTCAGGCGATCTCCACCGGCGCCCTGAGCCTCGACATCGCTCTCGGCGTCGGGGGCGTCCCCCAGGGCCGCATCATCGAGATCTTCGGCCCCGAGTCCTCGGGCAAGACCACCCTGGCCCTGCACATCGTCGCCGAGGCCCAGAAGACCGGGGGCATTGCCGCCTTCGTCGATGCCGAGCACGCCCTGGATATCAACTACGCCAGGAACCTGGGGGTCAAGACCGACGACCTGCTGGTCTCCCAGCCCGACACCGGGGAGCAAGCCCTGGAGATCGCCGAAACCCTCGTGCGCAGCGGCGCCATCAACGTGCTGGTCGTCGACTCGGTTGCCGCCCTCGTGCCCCGGGCCGAGATCGAGGGGGAGATGGGGGATTCGCACATGGGCCTGCAGGCACGACTCATGTCCCAAGCCCTGCGCAAGCTGACCGCCACCATCAGCAAATCCAACACCGTGGTCATCTTCATCAACCAGATCCGCATGAAGATCGGGGTGATGTTCGGCAACCCGGAAACGACCACCGGCGGCAATGCCCTCAAGTTCTACGCCTCGGTGCGCATGGACATCCGCCGCATCGCCTCCCTCAAGCAGGGTCAGGACGTGATCGGAAACCGCACCCGGGTCAAGGTGGTGAAGAACAAGGTTGCCCCCCCCTTCAAGGAGGCCGAATTCGACATCATGTACGGCGCCGGCATCTCCCGGGAGGGGGACATCCTCGACCTGGGCGCCGGCTCTGAAATCGTGGAGAAGAGCGGTGCCTGGTACTCCTACGAAGGCGAACGCATCGGCCAGGGCCGGGAAAACGCCAAGCAGTTCCTCGCCGAGCACCCCGAAACCGCCCGTTCCATCGAAGAGAAGATCCTCGCCCAGTTCGGCCTCGCGGAGCCGTCCCCAGCCGCCTAG
- a CDS encoding hybrid sensor histidine kinase/response regulator — translation MRLEFKDELQLTQEQEQPCILLVDDEPIIRELCSKVLDGYRVIQAGSGEEALQIIGREPVDVVLTDVMMPVMSGLDLLQAVKERKPTQAVVVMTGFADKETILQALKADADDFITKPINLLQLRTTIAKVLERKALKEELVQLRRMDRLKSDFLGLVSHKLKTPITAISLFIQNLASGIGDPRDPSFAKTLDLILGESNYLGYLVQDLLYYSEIILQEGPPRLAPVSLRDMVMEVASAVRETADANGVALALEVGEASPTLQLDRERVAFALRALLENAVKFSPPDRTVSLDAEVSDDAVTLRVRDQGQGIPREELPKVFEKFYQVDPSHTGQVRGFGLGLFYARQFIQSHGGSLHLESTPGTGTTATLTLPRH, via the coding sequence TTGCGCCTGGAATTCAAGGACGAACTGCAGCTGACCCAGGAGCAGGAGCAACCATGCATCCTGCTGGTCGACGACGAACCGATCATTCGGGAGCTGTGTTCAAAGGTTCTGGACGGTTACCGGGTCATCCAGGCCGGCAGCGGCGAAGAAGCGCTCCAGATCATCGGGCGCGAGCCCGTCGACGTGGTCCTCACCGACGTCATGATGCCCGTCATGAGCGGTCTGGACCTGCTTCAGGCCGTCAAGGAGAGAAAGCCCACCCAGGCGGTGGTCGTCATGACCGGCTTCGCCGACAAGGAAACCATTCTCCAGGCTCTCAAGGCCGACGCCGACGACTTCATCACCAAGCCCATCAACCTGCTTCAGCTCAGGACCACCATCGCCAAGGTCCTGGAACGCAAGGCCCTGAAGGAGGAGCTGGTCCAGCTGCGGCGCATGGACCGGCTCAAGTCGGACTTTCTCGGCCTCGTCTCCCACAAGCTCAAGACCCCCATCACGGCCATCTCCCTCTTCATTCAGAACCTCGCCTCGGGCATCGGGGACCCCCGGGACCCCTCTTTCGCCAAGACCCTCGACCTGATCCTCGGCGAGTCCAACTACCTCGGCTACCTCGTTCAGGACCTGCTTTACTACAGCGAGATCATCCTCCAGGAGGGTCCGCCCCGGCTAGCCCCGGTGTCCCTCAGGGACATGGTCATGGAAGTGGCGTCCGCGGTCAGGGAAACCGCCGACGCCAACGGGGTCGCTCTCGCCCTTGAGGTCGGGGAAGCGTCCCCCACCCTGCAGCTGGACCGCGAGCGCGTCGCCTTCGCCCTGCGGGCCCTGCTCGAAAACGCCGTCAAGTTCAGCCCCCCGGACCGCACAGTCTCCCTCGACGCCGAAGTCTCCGACGACGCCGTCACCCTGAGAGTGCGCGACCAGGGCCAGGGGATCCCCCGAGAGGAGCTGCCCAAGGTGTTCGAAAAATTCTACCAGGTCGACCCGAGCCACACCGGCCAGGTGCGGGGATTCGGCCTCGGCCTGTTCTACGCCAGGCAGTTCATTCAGAGCCACGGCGGCAGCCTGCACCTCGAGAGCACTCCGGGCACGGGCACCACCGCGACCCTGACCCTTCCCCGCCACTGA